The following nucleotide sequence is from Juglans microcarpa x Juglans regia isolate MS1-56 chromosome 6D, Jm3101_v1.0, whole genome shotgun sequence.
TAATTTGATTtaggaagataaattttaaaattttaatcttataaatcaaattatgctatgTGGATGATATGTGGTGTAAATGCCTCAAATAGCACTACTTATTTGAGAATACTCGAGAACAATTGTGTTGACAAATGGACCTTAAGCATGCTCTAATAAATCTCTATACAAgttcaaaatatattaaaaaaaagaaataataaaaataatttttaagataaaaacaaagaatattATAGTGAAAACGAAAAACAGGCATGACCACTTTTGCTCGACCTAGCATGTAACAATCTGATCCAGTGTTATTAGAAATGtaatatggataattttattaggtCTAAATTAGGTTTAATGAGCGATTTAGATTTAagctcatttaatattttatgaatcaaTTGACCCGATTTAACTAGTAATTGGCCCCagaaattttccaaaaataattattggacgaactaaactcattttagaatttaatatcaGCTACTAGAatctttctcattttaaaatcatCGTTGATTGAGGTTCCTTACGCAGTTTTAGTCACTCTGAATCCTATGTTAAATGAACAactagattatatttttaaatttcaaactctCGTTGATCATTAATCAACTCCAACTTGAACTCTATGGGACCCTTTCCCAATTTCTCTATATACCTATTATCATCCTTTTGTTAATTTTCCAATCTGATTCACCACGGGTATAGATAAGGAGGTCGTCGAAAAAGCATGTGAAAAGCAGAATGAGCTTTCACAAAACAGTTTTGAGTTCTCTCTTCGCTTACATTATACCGTATAGAGCCACCGTCGAGTATGGTATTACAGTGAATGGCGCTTAGGCTTTTAGAGGTCACCACCCCCTATTCTATACTGTCTATCTGCTCTCAATCTCTAAATATTTACatagaaagaaagaactaaataaaaaaatgtgtgcCCTAAAATCCTATTTTGGCAATACACCACGGCTAAAGACGTACCGAAAATAAAAACGGATTGTAATAGCTTCAAGCAGTAAGGTGTGCGCTGTGTGGTGAAATGGAAGAGAGCTTGGACCATTTGAATTTCTCTTTCCACTTCTCTAATCGAATATGGTAGCCTCTTTGCGATAAATGCAATACCCCTGGGCCCTAGCAACCCCCTTATAGTTGCCGCGCTAACTTTCGGGGTCGCTTCAAAGGCTCCCTTAATGCCACAGCACCAAACTCATGTTCAGCCCCACGCACGCAACCCAGCCTTCCTCCCCCtctgattttcttctttcatggcTTAGTTGCTCGATTTCTTCCCCACAACCCACGACAAACCAGCAAACGAACAAGTGCACCGAGAATATTACCCACATCCTGCTGTGAAGACCCCACGTTGAAGTAGTCCTGCATGTCCTCACCGTGAACCGCAAGCTTCTAGAGGCACCACCAGCCGCATCCCAACACCAACAAGCTATCGCAACGGCAACTGTGGGTTGTCCACGCTCATTTACCAGCAACCACACCTAGCTATAGTCATAACACCGTAAGATTGCAACGAcaaaacccccccccccccccccccccccccccccccccccccccccccccccccccccccgcgtcTGAGTTGAGGCCGTTGCACCATTGCCACCAAGAGTTTATACTCTAGAAAGTCAAaacttagagcattagcattggcttcatcaaagttatctctaaaatttgattaaaagtacataatttctataaatccaaaacttttctagccataactccacattgaattagctattgaattaatcaaaataataatataatattatttttttaataaaaatctttttattttttttcatattttacaattacattaatcatatgttaattaataatttaatctgttttttacattattattacaagacggttgtaaattaaacgtaaataaaaaagacttttggagattaaaagtgaataaaaaatagatttgatgagtgaatagtaatccttcaaatttgaagaaacctatccatttactgtagctcaaagtttcatACTTATatctttgactaatccaatgcagccctattttgatgaaattcattaaattttgcatttgactaagcttttgatgaagccaatgccaatgctcttagtatCTTGCTCTGGTCTCAGCTCTCCTCCACAGTGCACCAACAAACACACAGAAACTGATGCCTAGGCATTGCTACAACTCCAGTTCCTTCACACACAACCCATAACCTACCACCACATTTCCTATTTAGGGGTGTATAAGAACCGATGAGAATCGGCTAGAACCTGTGGAGAACCGGTCAGTAGGGGCGGGCAACTGGGGGCAGGGCCACTTGCCCACATCTGGGCCTACCTCCGTGGGCGGGGGTGGGATGGGGGTGACAGcccataataaaaataaatataacataaaattttaatattaaacataaacattaatattaaattattaatataaatttagttttgatacacacatatatatttgaaattagcGCGCACACacgtatatgtatatatatatatatatatatatatatatatatataaaggataaatgcattttggataaaataaattataatatatagatatatattctttttataaatacatttgtacacatttgatcatatatacccatataaaaagtctaaaacttatatagactatagttaaattcaatattatattagtaagtgttaattattataaaataatgtatttatattataatataaatagattaataatttagtatatataaatatcatattattactaacatatataattcgTAAAATCGAAAAAATGGATCAAATCAGGTTAgactgaaaaaattgaaagttttgattTCGATAGTAAATCAATATgatattgatttttaaaattttaaaactggTGTATATAGATTCTAAAAAATAGGAATGATAAAACACGTCATACTTTACTACTTGTCTACAATCTTAGagtacaataatatatttttaaatatatattttgattttgattttgatttgatgaatttaaattataaaaaatatttattttattaataaattgtaaataaatggTAGATAGGTTGTCATTGTATCATTGCtcctaaaaaaatatacaaaaccgAAAATAACCAGAATATTTACCCCCTAAAAGTAATCCCTTCTTTCTCATTTCTGTCAGATTATCAATCTTTATCACACCCGCAGTTCCTCCCTCACTCGGCGTCCGCTGGCGCTGAGAACCGCTGCCACCTTtaaggtactctctctctctctctctctctctctctctctcctggtGAAGGAGAAGGTCTCTTTGAGGGCATCCTTTTGGTACGGATATTCTGTAATTCTCGTAGTATTCGCATTGAGTTAGCCATATGGGCAATCCATAAAATGGCTAAACTTCATAAAAGTGACGTGCATTAACATTGTAGTTCAATCAaatgtttgtttattattttcttcctccagaagcgctctctctcttccctcgaTTTTTCCTCTGTCTATCGAAGTAGTTGCTTTTCTCTCGGTTTGTTGCTCCCGCATTGGATTGACTCAGTTTCCTTCACAATTTTCTCTCCGTTTTCCGTCTCGTGCAACCGCATATCTGTTTCTCCATCGTTTCCACCCACACCTTTTGCTCTCCCATTGTTTCCAGCCCAAAATCTGAGATCACTTCGCCCGTTTCCTTAGCACAAAAGACACTCAAGCCATCTGGTCAAGATCTCTGACCTAGAGTGTCTGTTTCCATCGCACAAAAGCCAGTCCAGTCGTTTCTCATCGACGCAGCACCACTCAAGGCAAAGAGAAGCCATTGAAGTTGCTCAGAGATGGAGGCGCCTTGATGCAGCCGAGGCCCAACTCAAGGTCCCTCCTCCTCACCTACCCATCTAATCTGACCAAATCGTGACCCCCTTTGTGTGTTGTAGCTtttattttgccttttttttttggattctcTAATTGGTTTATGATTAATTTTTCATGATAATCAGATTGATTGTATGGATCAGAAAACTAATTTTTCATCTGGTTTATTAATAACTTATTAGTTAGGCCCTGTTTCTTTCTTAGAAAAGTGGCATCCTATTTCACTTTGCATTTGGGTTTCATTGCAGCAGTAGCCCGTCGCAGCAGCAGCAGTCCGTCGCAGCAGCACCACTTCGTCACAGCAGCACCACTTCGTCACAGCAGCACCAGCACATCCTGCCGTGAGTTTCAAAAAATAGGTAAGtatgtttgaaatttgttttactGTGATGTTGgttgaatttgtatatttttctcaattctgTCTGCAAACACAGTGAGAGGggaatatattttaaatgaattctttgGAATCCTAGGCTCAAAACCAGACACTTTGATCTGAAAACAAGTAAATGAAAACTGATAGGAATAGCAACAGACCATGAATATACACATCATAAATCCTCTTATAGTCATAATGAAGAGAACCTTATTGATCCTAATCTTATATCAGAGAAACGAATGTGAACTAAAAAAGAACTCTCGGTCTGTTTCTCAAGAACTATGGGCGAGTAGTCTTCAACCTTTTTCCCCCCACGCAAcggggagtgagatgagaatttttggttttagatgaaagtttaaaatattaattttaaatattattattgttttgggatttgaaaaagttaaattgtttattatattttgtgtggaaatttgggaaagttgtaatgatgagatgagatgagataagtatCTCATCTTGTCTTTGCCCCCAAACCTGCCGTAATACCATCCACAAGCAATTAGCCAGCTGGAAGTAAGTTAATTAacatgtgttatatatatatatatatatattctgtaaCTAGAATccacttcctttttcttttttattgtttgtctGCCATGTATAAAGCTGGATTGACACTTACATATACTTCTAGAACAATAAGAACAAACGAATGTGAACACTTTTATATATggcatgtcttttttttttttttttttcctttcttgaaAATTCGCCTGTTGCACTCCAGGATCGTGTctacaagatttatttcatttgtattGCTTCTGCTTGGTCTTTGTGAAGTTGGAGTGAGAGTGGAGTGAAGTGGTCTTTGTGAAGATGAAGTGTTTGATGAAGTGCTATTGAGGAagttaattaattgataaattaatGCAAAACTAATGCAAATTCAGTAAGTGTTCTtgataaattaattgaatcattTACCATGAAGTTAGGATTAGGTAGTCATCTTTGTGCACTGTTTGTAAAGTACTAAAAAGAGGATGTATTGGAGTATCATATCGGCCCATGCTTAAATCAAGACCTCCAACAAATGCCATGATCTTTCTTTTATACTGACCTGCATCAGCATCTACAATTACTGTTTTCTGATGATGGGTATAGATTGTTTCAACTTCCTGACAATCAaagatgaaaacaaaagaggTTTAAAGTAAGTAATAAAATAGAATACCACATTATTAATACTTACACACGTACATAGATATATACAAACACGTACAGATATGTGTATAGGTTTGTATGCACCTACATCCATATATAGAAGGTTTTAAAATGCTTTAGTTTTATATTAGTGTGTCCTGCAAATATATGCACATGTTTGATCTGCTGGTGTGGAGCTAGCTTCAGAACTAACCAAATTCTGATGCCATTATAAACATAGTTAAGCCCCAATAATTACATGGGTTGGGCTAATTAGATTAGATAGCATGGGGGGATTTAACGCAACTTTTACTGGTTGGTTGTACCGATCATGAGAATATGACAGTGACTATATTTGAAATAAGTTCCAAAGCAAAACCTTCTTCATATCCACCATGACCTTTGGCCCCACCTCCATTTTAATGCTAACTCGAGAGCTTTCATGGAGGACAAGACACTGAAACTTACCTCCATATCTACATCCAGCATTTATTCACATCATAAATGAATCCATTCTGATATGAAACTTCCTCCTTGTTTCACTGCAGATAGATCCATCATGCTGGccctcctatatatatatgtataagctTTCCAAACATGTAGTTAACAGCTTTACTTCTTTGAATTAATCTTTGTCTGTTTTATGTAATTAAGATTCGATTCTAGCCTTTCTAGCTAGGTTTGTATTCAGCAATAAGAGCTAGGCTTTGCCAATTGAACACTCAACCGTCGATCCATTGTagctcttaatttagaaaaaaaataatagaacaaaaaaattgaaaagacaatattattaaatttataatattttattattattttgactaatagatagataatcCAATCTGAGAATAAGTTTTGAGTGGAATAGCTAAATGCAAAATCacgtcatattatgcaaattttacatttgcatttgcataatccaatgctaatgctcggCACCATTGGCACTGGGTCATTACTCATCCAGCCTTTGAGCTACAGTGATTCAACAAATATGTTAAACCACTGTAGCTCAGgtatcttaaaatttattgttttttctctcACCTAGACGGTTTCATTTTCCTCGGTTTCATTTCTCACCTTTACTCTCCCCACTTCTGTTCCTTTCCCGCAACCTATGCAGCTCTCCAAGAAAAGAAGGaaccatttttttctctccccaTTTCATTTCTCACCTTTTCTCtccccattttttttccctttccccATTTCTTTTATCAGTGTACTAACTTCATGGGAACAGAGAGGAAAGACtgaagaaacaaagaaaggaaCCATTTTTTCACTTCAGACGGTAAGTGACGATTTTTCCCTCAATTTTTCGAAGTTTATTTGGAATGGTCTATTTGCAGATTTAAAGGAAAGGGGTAGCTTTGGATGTTTGTCATCTGGATAGGATCGATGAGGAACTGAGGATCATTTTGTTATTGAATTTCATCTGATGGGTTTTGTTGATTGGAAATGTAAAATCCTGATGCAAGTATGTTTATAGAGAGTGTGGCATGCATTTTATTagctcttttgtttttaaagttttgggttgagtgatttttgtttttggggaGTTGGCGAAATGGCATGTATTTGATCAGTTCTTTAGGCCATTGTTTTCGCAACGTATTGGAAAATTGAGGAATCAAAGCATTGTCGGCAAATTTGAATCTGTGATGGGTGATTTGGTGTGTTCTTTGATTACCTTTTTTCCTCAATATGTAGAGTGACCTTCCTCAACTTCTTGCCCAAATAAGTAGAGTTCTTTTATTACTGATTTCACGCATAGTCTTATGGTTCTGAGAAGCTTCCTTTGTTTTTGATTTCTTCCTATTCTAGTctgtttcattattttttctaaataaagctCCTTTAGAGACCTGTCCCAAACTTTTCTTTAAGCCGATGCTCAATTTTGTCGATTACATCTTCCTATTCTAGTctgtttcattattttttctaaataaagctCCTTTAGAGACCTGTCCCAAACTTTTCTTTAAGCCGATGCTCAATTTTGTCGATTGTAATCGATTATGTGTTTTTGCCTTGGGTTTGGATTCGATGCTGGTTAAGAAAGCTTAAGGTATTTGATTTTATCTGTTACATTATATTTGATCCATTTGCTTGTTTCATAAATGGGAATATATGATCTCTACGCTCTGTTAGTCTCCTAGATAGAGCCCAttaaaaacacatttaaaaaatccCAATAAAGCATGGCCCAAGCCCAGCACTCCAATGCCAGAGCAGAGTAACAGAGTCAGAATCTTGTCGGAGATCGGAATCTGGGACTATGACTGCATGATGCATCAAAGTCAGAGCCCAGATTCTGAAGCAAAGAATGTTAGAACCCTGTGATTTTGCTAATCAGGGTTGTTATTATTAACTAGTTTACTTCCTTTAGttgttcctttcttttcatgGTGTTCAAAATTTGTTGCTTGGTTTATATTGAGTATATTGCCTTTGTTCATGATGCGCTTTGCATGACTTTCTTGTTCATAAGATGTCTAATAGTCAATGAACTCGAATCTGCAGGAGGcacttctttcttttatttttttaatgtgatagAGCAGTACCTTCAGAGGACAAATATAGTTGAAGATTAGTGAATTTGTTGCGTTTCTTATACCCTAGACCATGCTTAAGGTCCCAGATCATCAGGTTGCTGGCCACGAGGGTCGTGATGGAATGCTCGGTCCTCTGATAGATGATGTAGGGCACTTCTACAAACCTCTTCAAGATGATGATCGTGGGTCCAACGAGGTAGCCTTCTATAAATCATTCTCATCGAACACTGAGATTCCAGATCACGTCCGGAGATTCTTTCCTATTTTTTATGGAACTCGGCTTATAGAGGCATCTGATGGATCTGGCCTGCATCCTCATCTTGTGCTGCAAGATACTGTCTCAAGTCACCTCAATCCGTCTATCATGGACATTAAGATTGGATCCAGAACGTGGTACCCCCAAGCATCAGAGGACTATATCCAAAAGTGTTTAAAGAAAGACAGAGACTCAACAAGCATTGCACTGGGGTTTAGGATATCTGGATTGCAGGTACATGGGAGCCAAGAATCTGAAACCTGGAAGCCAGATAAAAAGCTTGTCAAGAAATTTACTGCCAAGGATGTTAGGTTAGTTTTGAGGAAGTTTGTCTCCTCTAACACCTCTGTAGATACAGGTATGGACCCTGATTGTTCTTTTGCATCAACTGTTTATGGTGGATCTGCTGGAATTTTGGCACAATTGTTGGAACTCAAAAAATGGTTTGAGGATCAAACCATTTACCATTTCTATTCTTGTTCGGTTCTCATGGTGTATGATAAGGAATCAGTAGTTAAAGAAAGGAATTGTGCTGAAGTAAAACTTGTTGATTTTGCTCATGTTTTGGAAGGCAAGGGTGTTATTGATCATAACTTCTTGGGTGGGCTCTGTTCTTTGATAAAGTTTATCACGGAGATTTTGAGCTGTTCTGATGAGTATGAAGAAGCCAAAGCTTCTCTGCAAGACCCTAACAATAATTGTAATTGTACCGATTGAGCCGGTTAGAAATGAATAGGATGTCTTCAATGTTGACTTTCTCACCTCACTGTGTAGGCTGTCGCTTATCTATGTGCCTTCATGGTAGGATACTGAAATCTAAGTACTTTCCACTTGTAGTTGTTTCTATTTCATTTGTAAGCTTTTTGGGGTTTTTTGGTTGTTGTTGAGGAATTACACTTTGCACCTTAAATTGTAACTCTTTTGCATTGTAGTAcctaaatcacaacttttgacATGTTGAAACCCTCATATACAGGAGGAATATACGAGAAAACTCCTATTCACTCATTGCACCTTCAAAGTATTAAAAACTTCATCAAACAATATTGCGTGTTTTTTGTACTTTACTTCAGAATTGGATGGAAGATGCCAAGGTCCTTTAGATCAGATGGCATAAGGTCTGGTTTCTAAATGAGGAGAATCAGGTTCGACCCGGTCTCTAAATGGGGAGAACCAGGTTTGAACCCCCACccttgtgtatatatatatatatatatatatatatatatatatatatatatatatatatatatatatatatttatataaagaattaaGAATTGGATGGAGGGTTGATGTGTCAAACGTGAGAGTTTTAAATATGCAAAATGttccttttttaatttgtttttatttttatttttatttttattggtttgTAAATCTTTTCCCTGAGCGTAGAGTTACTCTGATTTTGGTAGCAATTGAAAGTTGGGCTTTTTTCTGGAGAAATTGGGCTTACATTATTTATCAACAGGGACGATTATGTCTTGGGCTTTAATTGCCCGAAATCAAAGCTTTTAgccttttgtttcttctttgttgaacgAACGAGAACCCGGAGACTAGCGCGCGCGAAAAAAGATTTTAGTTTGGCTTTGTATTGTTCCCACTGTTCAATTTTCTCGTGGGAATTTCTTCAATCATCTTCCGCTTCAAGGCCAACGTCTATTTCGAAATCATCAGCGCCGAAACCCTAATCACTTTCAGAGAACTTGGTTCATCCTTTTCCGAAACCAGTACTTCCCGCCAAACAAGATCAGGTCCATCTCAATGTCGACAATCTTCTCCATAGGAaccaggtctctctctctctctctctctccaggtaaggaaatatatatatatatatatatatatatttttatataggtaCCAAGAAAAGTTCGAAGAATTATTTCTTTTCGGGTTTTTGCAGAAAGTTTGAAGAATCTTACTGATGTTTCACCGTAACAACTCAATCGAAAACATTAACATCGTTGATCGGAAGTGGTGCGGGGCTTCCGGGATTTATTTTAGCTACTGCTTCCCAGGAAAATCAatttgttgcttttttttttttttaaatttaattttgtgctGCATTGATGCGgcttattgttaatttttttgaaatttatgttctaaattcattttctggtttgtttttgttggtgGGTCTGGTATCAAATCTTGGACGGTAGATTGGAAAATAACGCTATTAGAGTCTATGAACAAGCACTGAGTTTTATTGGAGTATGTGATAGCTCTTGCTGGCCAATCTAATGACTAAATTGTACAAGGAATTAATATTGTCTCCCGCTTCCTTCTTGTACGATATTTTCACATTTGCAGGTATACGAGTGTGTTTCCATTTGAATGTTACTTTCCTTAATTCCTGTGTATGTGAACTCTCTCCCCCTTTGAGACTATGTAAAATATGCTTCCTTGTAGGATTTCTGAGGAAGAGCTGAAGcaagtttaatgatttgaaataGAATTTCCGTATAGGATATGAACCATGGGTTATGGCATAGTGGGGTCGTGTTCCTAATTGGAGTGGGTGCTATCCATGTTATTGTTTATGGGTCTCTAAGATTGGCTTATCAAGCTATTCTGTAGGAAGTGTGGTTTGTAGTTCGTATTAAATTGTCACTTCTCTGTTTCCAAGGATGTTGTTATCCACATaaactttgattttgttttattttctacttttctATTTCTGAGCGTTAAGATTGTTTATGTTGCTCACCAATTCCCTTTTCCATGCTCCATTGAAAATTACAAACCTTTTTATAGGAGCAAATTTCAGGCGGGCTATTTGCTTCAGTGAGAAACTTGATGTGGCAGTGGCAAGGGTGGTTGCAGAAACGGGAATCTTACATAATCTTGAAAAACACCCTATCTTGGTTTCTTCTATGTTTTTGTGAGACTCTAAATGGTTAATTTCCACTAAAGTTGCTCATTCTGGTTTCTTCATTTTCAGCTGAATACTATCTTCCTCTAGTTTGTGCTAGTGGTCTGTTTGTGGCTGCAGAGGGTCATGATCCTCAGGTATGTATCTGCTATCCACTTCTGGAAGTTCAACTACCTTATCATTGCCTTTCACTGAACATTAATATTGATGGAGATTGTTGGCAGCAGCAAAAGAGTATACAAGAGATGGCCAAAGGGCCTTGATCCTAAGGCCCTAATTGTTAGGGGCCAGATGAAGATGTTGAGCTGTTTGGGAAGGTTTATAGTCAGTTAGTTGTGTTCTAgtctcttaatttatttattttttccttatgGATAGtgtatacataataataattgtCAATGTTTTTGGAGGATCGATCAAGTAAACAGTGGGTGGGTTTGAAGGGTCGCCTTGTTGAGGTTcaacatcataaaaaataaatgcatggacatgaagaTTGTGGAGGGAGAAGagtggtgagcatgattaattTTAATGACTAGGATTAAGAATGTTGAAGTTGCAATTGTTTTTCTTCAAAGAACATATTGATTTAGGGATTGCAcaggcaaaaaggaaaaatattcatGATGAGCATGATACGCTGTACCATTTTGTTTTACTAAATAAACCACAATACTGCCCTACATGAATTTGATGACATAGCCATGACATTAAGGCCAAGTTTTCCCATGCTTTGAGAACGTTGGAGCATCGAGTGTAATCTTCTTATTATATGTTCGAGGGTTTTACTACCTGTATGGAGAATGTTTATAAAACATTCTTGTGAACCTGCCTCATTGTCCCTGGTTTGAATTCTGACCTTGGCAAGTTCTAGGCTATCCCCTATATCAATTGCTTTTAATTGGAAGCATTTTGGTCTTTGTTTTTGGCTGTTAACTTCAATGGTCACTTGTTGACTTGGTTGGATGGTTCCTAGGCATAAACCTGCCCTAGAGAAATTGCCACTTCTCAATTTAGCTTGTAAACCCACCCGTGGGTAGCacaagtggtaagggcgaacttgtgagcatgagccccatgtcatAGGTTTGATTTTATGTGGAATCAAACTGCGATTTAATTGGCAGGCCATGGCGgtgggttgctgtgctagtctccccggggatttaggttccatgggtgagtcctaaggactctgccgtggggtggttcccctatcatcaaaaagaaaatttagcTTATAATCTTTGAATATTGAAATAACTTTTTATTAATCAGTCGATATGCAGCTATATTGAACTGATATTAGTATTCTTTATGGAATGAGTGCCAGTGGAGCCACGCAGCCCATATAGACTGTGAACTTTGTCATCCAGGGATGCGGGCGAAAGCACAACTGTAAATAATTCAGATTCCCATTCTGCTGTTGAAATTGTACTTCTTGCAAGCACAGATAATTATATTTAgcatacctataaaaaattatatttagcaaAGAACAAAAGCAAGAAATATACATTTTGATCCACCAGAGTGACCTATTGTGTGCTTGATGTTCATTCTTTGTTCATTTATGTTTTTAGTTGCTTTTATTCAAGCTGGGGGAGGTGTCTTTCGAGaagtgaaatttaaataaagcTGAGATGGTAAATTATTGAGTTCCTTTTTGGTGGTTGTGGAGTAATCAGTGGGGACCCTGTATATTTAATGATAggtcaattttttaaattatatttcgaGTGATCCCGCAttgtaagggaaaaaaaaagaatggccAAAGCCATAGAAGAAAGTTTCATCATGAATAGTAGAGAATAAAGATGAGAATAAAGATGCTTGCTTTTCTGGAATTGTTTGAGAAGTATTTGCTGTCAGCAGCAATGCAGTCCTGGAAATATATAGATGTCATCACAACATATTTAGTGATGACTTTTAGTAGGCGAAAAGTGATGTGTGTTAGGGATAAAAGAACCTGTTGTCATCATGGATTAATCTTTTGACTAATTGGGTAATTTACTGTATTTTAGGTCAACATGATGGTACCCTGAATATTTAAGTTGGCAGGGGTTACAGTTAGATTACTCGCCCAGTGTTCAGAGCTTCACAAGTATAAGCTAGCAGAGAAGTGGTAAGCTAACATCTTAATTCTTTATTTACTCTTACCTGTGTTGATAAATCTCTGCTAGCTAagtcatgttatatatatatttgtcactTCATATTACAAAGTTC
It contains:
- the LOC121234149 gene encoding uncharacterized protein LOC121234149 isoform X4; the encoded protein is MTKLYKELILSPASFLYDIFTFAGANFRRAICFSEKLDVAVARVVAETGILPEYYLPLVCASGLFVAAEGHDPQIVGSSKRVYKRWPKGLDPKALIVRGQMKMLSCLGRST
- the LOC121234149 gene encoding inositol polyphosphate multikinase beta-like isoform X1 — its product is MLKVPDHQVAGHEGRDGMLGPLIDDVGHFYKPLQDDDRGSNEVAFYKSFSSNTEIPDHVRRFFPIFYGTRLIEASDGSGLHPHLVLQDTVSSHLNPSIMDIKIGSRTWYPQASEDYIQKCLKKDRDSTSIALGFRISGLQVHGSQESETWKPDKKLVKKFTAKDVRLVLRKFVSSNTSVDTGMDPDCSFASTVYGGSAGILAQLLELKKWFEDQTIYHFYSCSVLMVYDKESVVKERNCAEVKLVDFAHVLEGKGVIDHNFLGGLCSLIKFITEILSCSDEYEEAKASLQDPNNNCNCTD
- the LOC121234149 gene encoding uncharacterized protein LOC121234149 isoform X3 → MTKLYKELILSPASFLYDIFTFAGANFRRAICFSEKLDVAVARVVAETGILPEYYLPLVCASGLFVAAEGHDPQIVGSSKRVYKRWPKGLDPKALIVRGQMKMLSCLGSGATQPI
- the LOC121234149 gene encoding uncharacterized protein LOC121234149 isoform X2 gives rise to the protein MTKLYKELILSPASFLYDIFTFAGANFRRAICFSEKLDVAVARVVAETGILPEYYLPLVCASGLFVAAEGHDPQIVGSSKRVYKRWPKGLDPKALIVRGQMKMLSCLGRVALLRFNIIKNKCMDMKIVEGEECGATQPI